The genomic segment TGACTTGATGGAGCGGGGTCCCTGATAAACTTAGAAGCAATCAGAGGTGGATTTGTGCAGTTGCCTTTGCCTCTGCTGCCCTAATggttaaatgtactgtatgtggttgtCGCTGGCAGCTGTTTCCTCCGTCTAATCAGGATTGTGGAGGAGGTTGTCTTAGTGACTCATAAAACGCAGCCAGCCTCGCCGAGGTCACAGCAGAGGCCCGGGTACACAATACATCtcccttgtttgtttttttttcagcgtATTGTGTAATCCATATCTCATATGTCATCTCACCACAGGCCATGCTAATGAGACAGCAAGACAGGCTGGAGGGCCGTGTTCAGAACATCGATGAGCAGCTCACCAAGCTGGAGTCAGACAAGACGCTGATGAAGGTACGCTTCCACAAAGGCGGCGCCGGCGATATGAGCCATTATCGGTGCGGGTCTGTTGTCACCGTGCGGATTCGTGCTGCAATTGTGGCCACACTGTGCTGCCAAGGAGAGACTGCACCTTTGTTCCCTGTagcaaaatgtaatttatttcttGCTTTGAATGGCTCATGCATTAGAGTTGGAAATTCATTTTACAAATGACTTTTTTACTTTAGTGCTGAAGAAGAAAAGCTCAGGGACTTAATATAATGAAGCAAGAAAAATGGACTTCAGACCATGAACGAGGACATTCATGTAGCATGAAGCACATCCCACACCTTCAGCTACAGTTTATTATTCTATGAGCTAAATGTTTCTCCCTGACGTGAGCAGAGCTCCATTAAAACTGCTGGTGGCACTGAACAACATGTATGTGAGAACCCGTTCTCCTCTCTCGCCCGCAGGACGCGGTGTCGGAGCTGAAGGAGCGCGTGAGGGCCCGGTACCAGAGGATGCACGCGCTGCTGGAGGCCAACCAGGCCGACGCCATGCAGGTGCTGGAGAGCACGTACACGCTGTACGTGAGGAAGAACTCCCAGCAGGTTCTGCAGCTCCACGAGCGGCGCCAGGACGCGGAGAAGCTCCTGAGCTCCGTGCAAGCGTTCTTTCACAAAGCCGACAGCATCAGCTTCATGAAGGTAGACGTCTGGGCGCCGCCACAGCACCAGCACGGCCGCGGGGCGCTGGCCTGAAAGTGGGATAACGTGATGTGTTCTCTCTTTGCAGTGCACGAAACCGTATCAGCTGCTGCTAGACAGGTGGGAGTGACCGTGTGTCTGTTCTGATTCACCGTGCGCTGTGCGATTATTATCGGTTGACGAGCTTCGgtctgtgtttggtttgtgcCTTTTCAGGTCAAACTCCCACCTAAGCTGCGCCGTCCCTCCACTCAGAGTCGGCCAGATCAGCTCCCATCATTTTCTATCCGAGCTCTCAGCCAGAGAGAAAAACCTGCGAAAGATGCTCGAAGGTAAGAAAAGGATCAAACAATACACCATTCAGCCATTTGTGGCATATGAAGCAGGTAgtattcattattattaccCTGCTCGTCGCTTTCAGAGCCGCTGAACGAAGCATCCATCCTCGAGGTCGTCCAGTCTCACGCCGGCTCTGCGGGCTCTAACACGGGGACGAGCTCTGGACTGCAGAAGAGGAAATACAGCATGGCCTTCCTGGAGAATAACCCAGAAACCGCTGCCTCCCAGGAGCAGCCCCCGTTGCTCTACAGCAGTAAAAAGGCCTTCCTGCCTGACCAGAACCACCACGCGTCATCGCTGTACTCCTCTGACGGCCTCCCTCAGAACCcccacgccggcgccgcccaCAGCGGGCTCCTTGACAGTCCGGCCCACCACATGGTGGGTCtggggtccagctccagccaCCACTCAGGGACCATCTTCCCCCCGTCCCACTTCCCCGGCGGGGGCGCCTCGCAGCCCATGTACGAAGGGAGGAAGGTGCTGATGTGCACGCTGAACAACTGCTGCTGCACGAGgccgcccgccgccgcccgcgCGCAGCCCCCGTACGCGGCCTCGGACGCCTTTGCCCCCATGACCCCTCAGGAGTTCGCCCCACACGGCCCTGTGGCCGCGAGCCAGCCGCTGCAGCATTTCCCCATGAGGGGGCTGATGGAGGCCTCGCATCCGGCCAGGCACCACGACTTCTACGGGCTCTACGGCCAGTCTTCAACCAAGCATTACGGGACCAAGTAGT from the Betta splendens chromosome 15, fBetSpl5.4, whole genome shotgun sequence genome contains:
- the trim8a gene encoding E3 ubiquitin-protein ligase TRIM8a isoform X2, whose protein sequence is MDESWKNCFEEELLCPICLNVFDEPVQLPCKHNFCRGCISEAWAKDGGAVRCPECNRDYEPKPALEKNFKLANIVKRFNALNAEKAPAALHCVLCRRGPPLPVRKVCLRCKEPCCQTHVQTHLQQPCAAPGHLLVDAEELSAWTCPSHEEYRLLHCEEEQSALCAFCCISRCAGQRHTVRDVDAQRVQMQAMLMRQQDRLEGRVQNIDEQLTKLESDKTLMKDAVSELKERVRARYQRMHALLEANQADAMQVLESTYTLYVRKNSQQVLQLHERRQDAEKLLSSVQAFFHKADSISFMKCTKPYQLLLDRSNSHLSCAVPPLRVGQISSHHFLSELSAREKNLRKMLEEPLNEASILEVVQSHAGSAGSNTGTSSGLQKRKYSMAFLENNPETAASQEQPPLLYSSKKAFLPDQNHHASSLYSSDGLPQNPHAGAAHSGLLDSPAHHMVGLGSSSSHHSGTIFPPSHFPGGGASQPMYEGRKVLMCTLNNCCCTRPPAAARAQPPYAASDAFAPMTPQEFAPHGPVAASQPLQHFPMRGLMEASHPARHHDFYGLYGQSSTKHYGTK
- the trim8a gene encoding E3 ubiquitin-protein ligase TRIM8a isoform X1 encodes the protein MSALSGRVCCGGALASRRSAPPRLSIHSVTGHVDGGRGGGAVGVETLSSPPDESQAACANRPVLVQELTGRRNQPDNSWEFSKSPRRGSVGGVRRTGIGSARARSPPRSGRGAPRRRSLDTAEIMDESWKNCFEEELLCPICLNVFDEPVQLPCKHNFCRGCISEAWAKDGGAVRCPECNRDYEPKPALEKNFKLANIVKRFNALNAEKAPAALHCVLCRRGPPLPVRKVCLRCKEPCCQTHVQTHLQQPCAAPGHLLVDAEELSAWTCPSHEEYRLLHCEEEQSALCAFCCISRCAGQRHTVRDVDAQRVQMQAMLMRQQDRLEGRVQNIDEQLTKLESDKTLMKDAVSELKERVRARYQRMHALLEANQADAMQVLESTYTLYVRKNSQQVLQLHERRQDAEKLLSSVQAFFHKADSISFMKCTKPYQLLLDRSNSHLSCAVPPLRVGQISSHHFLSELSAREKNLRKMLEEPLNEASILEVVQSHAGSAGSNTGTSSGLQKRKYSMAFLENNPETAASQEQPPLLYSSKKAFLPDQNHHASSLYSSDGLPQNPHAGAAHSGLLDSPAHHMVGLGSSSSHHSGTIFPPSHFPGGGASQPMYEGRKVLMCTLNNCCCTRPPAAARAQPPYAASDAFAPMTPQEFAPHGPVAASQPLQHFPMRGLMEASHPARHHDFYGLYGQSSTKHYGTK